One stretch of Mobula birostris isolate sMobBir1 chromosome 5, sMobBir1.hap1, whole genome shotgun sequence DNA includes these proteins:
- the LOC140197368 gene encoding putative defense protein 3 has product MPSLGFRRVVPGLLALCLPLALALPNGAPISSCSSMAPVHTGILPQNGSSPHSINVSSINSTIEVRIMGPTYKGLLLQARKLFENVTVGTWSSPPANTKTLQCFNVPDSAMTHSSTSDKDSNDVYTWNPPSKGCITVIFTATVAQHQSVYWLGVKSNEIMVNCRDASGSNGAERTTSGLILLLIWPLFCWLHSAE; this is encoded by the exons ATGCCGAGCTTAGGTTTCCGTCGCGTTGTGCCCGGGCTGCTCGCCCTCTGCCTCCCGCTGGCGCTGGCACTGCCCAATGGCGCGCCTATCTCATCCTGCAGCTCCATGGCCCCGGTTCACACCGGGATCCTCCCTCAGAATGGCTCTTCGCCGCACTCTATCAATGTTAGCAGCATTAACAGCACCATagaag TGAGAATAATGGGCCCAACTTACAAAGGGCTTCTGCTCCAAGCTCGAAAGCTCTTTGAGAATGTGACAGTTGGCACATGGAGTTCTCCTCCAGCAAATACAAAGACACTTCAG TGCTTCAACGTTCCAGACAGTGCAATGACTCATTCAAGCACGTCCGATAAAGACAGCAACGATGTCTATACCTGGAATCCACCTTCGAAAGGGTGTATAACGGTCATATTCAC AGCAACTGTGGCCCAGCACCAATCTGTTTACTGGCTTGGGGTTAAGTCTAATGAAATCA tggtgaattgcagagacgCCAGTGGAAGTAATGGAGCAGAGAGGACCACATCTGGACTCATCCTGCTGCTGATTTGGCCTTTATTCTGCTGGTTGCATTCTGCAGAATAA